Part of the Arthrobacter gengyunqii genome is shown below.
TTATTAACGAGGAATTCGACCGGAACTTCCTGACCCGGATCGAGAAGGATCCGCAGAGCCTCGCCCAGATTTCCCGGGAAGACTACATCCGTGAGGCGGGTTCGGAAGGCATCGAGATGATCATGTGGCTGGTCATGCGCGGGGCAGTGGGAGACGACATCCGCCGGGTCCACGACACCTACCATGTGCCGGCCTCGAACACGGCAGCGGCGCTCGCCCTGTTTGCCACCCCCGAGGGCGATGCGGACAGCAGTGAACAACAGGGAGCCCTCCATGGCTGATCTGCCTTCAGCCGGTGTACCGGCAGGGGCGCTGTCCGGCAGCGCGGGCGGGGGCACGGCGCTGCCCTCCATGAAGGAGCGGCAGAAAGTACTGGGTGCCAGCCTGGTGGGCACGGCCATCGAGTGGTACGACTTCTTCATTTACGGGTCGGCGGCGGCCCTCATCTTTGGGCCCCAGTTCTTTCCCACCGAAAACCCGATGGCCGGAACACTTGCCGCTTTTGCCTCCTTTGCGGTGGGCTTCCTGGCCCGGCCCCTGGGCGGTCTGATGATGGGGCACTTCGGAGACCGGATCGGGCGCAAGTCCATGCTGCTGGTCTCCATGCTGCTGATGGGCATCGCCACGGTGGCCATCGGGCTGCTTCCCACGTACGCCACGATCGGCATTTGGGCGCCCATCCTGCTCGTGACTTTCCGGCTGCTCCAAGGCATTGGTGTCGGTGGCGAATGGGGCGGCGCGGTGCTCATGGCGGTGGAATATTCGCCGACCAACAGGCGGTCCTTCTACGGATCATTCCCGCAGATGGGGCTGCCGGTGGGCATCATCGGAGCCAACGTGGTGTTTGTCATTGTCACGAATATCCTGGCTCCTGAAGCCTTCCAGTCCTGGGGCTGGCGAGTGCCCTTCCTCTTCAGCGCGGTCCTGATCCTGATTGCCCTCTGGATGCGCCTGAAGATCGAAGACTCGCCGGCGTTCAAGGCGGTGAAGCAGGATAAGAAGGACGTCAAAGCTCCCATTCTGAACCTGTTCCGGAACCACACGGGCACCGTTCTCCTCGCAGGCGTTGTCTCTATCGCCGCTCCGGCCATCGGCTACCTGTATTCCGTCTACATGCTGTCCTACGGAACCAGTACCCTGGGGCTCGAACGAAACACCATGCTGATGCTCATCATCTTCGGTGCTGTGTGCCATCTGGTGACGATTGCCCTCGGCGCGGTGCTGGCCGACAGATTCGCGCAGAAGCCGGTCTTCCTCTGGGGAGCGGCGCTCCTCACCGTCTGGTCCTTCCCCTTCTTTTGGCTCGTGGACACCGGCAGGCCCCTGAACATTGCCCTTGCCTTTGCCGTGATCCTGCTGGGCCAGTCGCTGATGGCAGGGCCGCAGGCCGCCCTGATCGCGGAGCTCTTTCCCGCTGAAGTCCGCTACAGCGGCGCCTCCACGGCGTACCAGATCGGTTCCATCCTGGGCGGCGGTTTCATGCCCCTCATCGCCACCGGGCTGTACGCGGCTTTCAATTCGTCGACGCCGATCGCCGTCTATCTGCTTCTCATGGGCCTGATCAGCTTTGCTGCGATGGCCGTGCTCAAAGTGGGGCGGTACCCCGCCTCCGCTGATGCCGGCGAGGTGCCGGGAGCAGAACCCGAGCAGCTGCGGGCACGGGGAGGCCGGGCATGAGCAATCTTGTCCTGGTGCCCGGAGCCTGGCACGGCGGCTGGTGCTGGCAGCGGGTGGTGCCCGCCCTGCAGGAAGCCGGGCACCGGGTCTATACGCCCACGCTGTCCGGTGTCTCGGACCGCGCGCATCTGATCAGTCCGTCCATCGGAGTGGAGACGCACGTCGAAGACATCGTCCGGCTGATGGAAACGTACGATCTCGACAACGTCACCCTGGTCGGCCACAGCTATGCCGGCCAGGTCATCACGGGTGTGGCCGACCGGGTTCCGGACCGGTTGGCCCGACGGGTGCATCTGGACGGCTTCATCGGCGACGGACGCCCGGCGATTGACCTTCTTCCCGACAGTGTGGCGCACCATTACCGGGAGTCGGTCGAATCCGCCGGGTTCGGCTGGCTGATTCCCCCGAGGCCGCTGGAAAAACTTGGCATATCGGAGGCCGCGGACCATCAGTGGCTGGCGCCGAGGCTGACCCCGCATCCGTGGAAGACGTATACGGACCCGCTGCTGCTCACCGGAGCCTATGCGGACGTGCCCGGAGTCTTTATTGAATGCGTCGCCTGGATGCGGGTTTTCGAGTCTTTTGCCCGCCAGGCCAGCGCGGACGGCTGGGAAACCCACGAACTGGAGAGCGGACATGAGGCGATGGTGACTGCGCCCAAGGCCCTGGCATCGGTACTGCTGAAGATTGTCGGCTGAGCTCAGCCTCCGAGGGAAGGAATAGTCATGGAATTTTTGGTTCGATTCGAAACGGCGCTGCCGGACTCGTTCACAGCAGAACAGGTTGCCGGGCTCAAAGAATCTGAGCGGGAGCGGGCCATGGAACTCCGTAAGGACGGAGCGTTGAAGCGGCTGTGGCGCGTTCCGGGGCGGCGCGCCGTCGTCGGGCTGTGGGAAGCGGCGGACGCCACCGAACTCCACCACGCACTCTCTTCCCTGCCGCAGTTCCCCTGGATGGACGTGCAGGTCGAACCGCTGGCCACCCATCCCCAGGAGCAGGGATGACCTCAGCAGGCGGGCAACTCCCCGGCCGGGTCGTGATCGTCACCGGCGCAGCGGGCGGGCTGGGCAGGGCCATCGCCCAACGGTTCGCGGATGAGGGCAGCACAGTGGCTGTCCTGGACATCAAGAAACCGGAATCGGCGCTGGGAGAGGGCGAACACTTCTTTCCGTGCGACGTGACGGTGAAACCGGAGGTTGACCGTGCGGTTCAGGAGATAGCCGCGCGCTTCGGCGGGGTGGACGTGGTGGTCAACAACGCCGGGCTGCTCAGCGGCCGAGGGAGCTTCCAGGACGTCACCCCGGAAGAAATGCACCGTTACTTTGCGGTCAATGCGGTGGCGCCCCTGATTGTCACCCAGGCCGTTCATCCGCATCTGTTGGAGAGTGCCTTCCGCGGGCGGGTGATCAACGTTGCCTCCCGCACCTTTTTCACGGGCAACGCCGGCCAGGCGGCTTACATTGCATCCAAAGGGGCGCTGCTGGGGCTGACCAGGGTGCTCGCCAATGAGCTGGGGGAGGACCGCATCACCGTCAACGCGATTGTGCCGGCTCAGGTTGCCACCCCGGGGACGACGGCGCATTCCGGCCGGGATGTCTTTTCCTCCACCATGTCCCGGCAAGCCATCCGGGAGTTCGTCACCCCGGAGGCTTTCGCCGGCCTGGCCCTGTTCCTTGCCTCAGCCGACGCTGCCCTGATCACGGGGCAGACGATGATCTGCGACGGCGGAGGCCTCATGAGGTGAAGCAACCTTCGATCCCCAATGCACACCAGAGAGTTCCCACGACAGGCGGCAGCAACCCATGACCCAGCAGAAACAATCCCTTGTAGTTTTCAGTGCCCACTCCGGTGACTTCGTGTGGCGGGCGGGAGGGGCCATCGCCCTCTCCGCTTCCCGGGGCGACGACGTTCACGTCATTTGCCTGAGTTTCGGCGAGCGGGGCGAATCCCAGGGCCTCTGGCGCAGGGAGGGCATGACCCTTGACGAGGCAAAACGGATTCGGCGGGAAGAGGCAGCGCAGGCGGCGGAGACCCTGGGCGCCGACATCGATTTTCTGGATCTGGGGGACTACCCGCTTCGGGTCGATGACGCGGCCTTCAGCCGCGTCGTTGAACTGCTGCGCCTGTACAGGCCGGACACCATCATTACGCATGTAGCGAATGACCCGTACAACCGGGACCACAACTTGGCGCATGAGACCCTGCTGCAAGCACGGATGGTGGCACAGGCCATGGGACACCTCACTGACAACCCTCCGATCGGCGCGCCGCAGGTGTTGATGTTCGAGCCCCATCAGCCGGAGATGTGCGGCTTCTCGGTGGATCTTCTCCTTGACATCACTGAGGTTTTTGACCGCAAGCAGGCAGCGATGAAGTGCATGGGCGCCCAGGACCATCTGGTGGATTACTACACGGAGCTGGCGGGCCGCCGCGGCGTGCAGGCCGTGCGCAACGGCGGCGCGAAATCCATCACCCACGCGGAAGCCCATGCCCGCCTGTTTCCGGTGGTTGGGAGTGAACTGATATGAGCCACCGGATTGTACGGACAACGGCAGGCCCCGACCGCGAAACTCTGGCTGCCCTGGGACGGCTGGGCGTCTCCACTGTTCACGAAGCAATGGGCCGCCGCGGACTGGTGGAACCCGTGCTGAAACCGATCTACCCCGGTGCCCGCATCGCCGGGCGGGCGGTGACGGTGCTGAGCCATCCCGGTGACAACCTCATGATCCACGCCGCCATCGAACAGTGCGGGGAGGGCGATGTGCTGGTCGTGACCACTACGTCCCCCTCCACAGACGGCATGTTCGGTGACTTGTTCGCTACGGCACTGATGGCCCGCGGAACGGTGGGACTGATCATCAACGCCGGTGTTCGGGACGTGGCCGACCTGACGGCCATGGGGTTCCCGGTCTGGTCCAAAGCGGTGCATTCCCAGGGCACCAACAAGCTGAACCCCGGGTCCATCAACGTTCCGATCATGCTGCCCGGCATATCCGTGCTGCCCGGAGACGCCGTCGTGGCCGACGACGACGGCGTCCTGATCGTTCCGCTGGCGGAGGCTGCGGATGCCGCGGTCAAGGCGCAGCGGCGCCAGGACAACGAGGCCGAGAAGCGTGAGCAGTTCAGGGCAGGGATCCTGGGACTTGATCTGTACGATCTCCGGCCCAAGTTGAAGGAGCTGGGAGTGGAGTACGTGGACCAGTAGCCATCGGACGCCGAAGGCGCTGCGCCGGCTGCCCGCGGCCGTGCCCGCCGCGGGCAGCACACCGGGTCTTGTACTGTTGCCATGGGTGTGATGTGGAACACGAACCAGGGTCGGAGTGAATGGCCGGAGTAAATGGCCGGGGGTGAAAGGGGAGGGTGTGCGGAGCGGAAATGCGGACCTGTGGCCGGTGGGCCTTGCCCTCATTGATGACAGCGGAAAAGTCGTGGAGATCAACGCTGCCGGCGAGGAAATCCTGGGCTGCAGCGGACCGTCGCTGCTCGAGGGCCTGTGGGGGGCGCCTTCAATGCTCGGAGAAACAGGTCCGGCCAGCGGGCCAGGCTGGAGCACGGGGTGGATAGAGGTGTCCGGAACACCCCGTGAGCTGGCTTATCGGATGCAGCCGTCGGACGGCCGGCACGCGGTGGTTTTCCACGATGTCACCGCACGCCGGCAGCGTGAGCGGCGGGCAGCGGCCGTGGCGCGGACTGCTGCGCGCGTGGCCTCTGAACGGTCGCTTCCGGCAACACTCAATGCCCTGGCCCGCGAGATCCTGCAGGCCGACGGATTGGCCGGTGTCCAAGTGCTGACAAACGGGTACTCCGAGGACAAGCTGCACATGCTGGGCATGGCCGGCTTCCCCTCGGCCCGGAGCAATTCCTTCCATTCCCTGCTGATGGAGTGCCGGGAGCTGGGTGCGGACCTGCGCATGCTTGACGTCTTTGAATCCGGGAAACCGGTGGTTATTCCGCACCGCTACGCCGCCATCATGTCCAATCCCGCGTGGCAGCCACTGCACGAACTGCACCGGTATCCCGAGTGGGATGCCTTCGCCTCCATTCCGATCAACGTGCGGCAGAACACGATTGGCATCCTCAACGTCTTTGTGAAGCCCGGGAAGGAGATCGACGACGAGGCGGTCGACTTCCTGTCATCCATGGCCGACCAGGCGGGGCTGGCCATTGATTATGCGTCGCTGCTCGAGGAGGAACGCGCCGCAGCCCACCGGGAGGAACGGCAACGCCTGGCCCGGGACCTTCACGACTCGGTGGTGCAGCAAATCTTCTCCATGGGCATGCTCACCCAAACGCTCACTGTGCTGCTTGACGGGGACAACGTTGCTGCCGGTGACCCCCGCGCACGGTCGATCACGGAGGAACTGGGAACCATCACGGGGTCGGTGCTGAAAGACCTGCGGGGCCTCGTGGCGCAACTGCGGCCGAGCGCCATCGAGGGGGTGGGCCTGCACGGCGGGCTCACCAAACTGGCTGCCACCACGCACCGGCAGACCGGCGTGAAGTTTGAGCTGCATCTTGACCCGGGGCTTGACGACATTGACGGGGAGCTGGGCGAGGACCTTTACCATGTGGCTGCTGAAGCGGTACACAACGCCGTGAAACACTCGCCGGCGGATCTGTTGGATGTTCGGTGCGCCGTCGAAGGCGGGCGGATCGTGCTGACGGTGCGGGACAACGGCGGTCCGCACGGGCACGACCTCACCGCCGCAACCGCGGCGCAGGACGGACACGGGCTGGGTTTCATGCGTCAGCGCATCGTGCGCTGGCAGGGCTCGTTTGAGGTGGGCCGCAGTTTTGGAAATGTTGGCACGGTGGTGCGTGCCAGTGTTCCTTTTATGGTCGACAACCGGTTTCAGGAAGAAGAGTGATGAAGGATCCGCAGACCTTGAAAGTGCTGATTGTTGACGATCACGCCGTTGCGCGACGTGGCATCTCGGCCTATCTGGATGTCCTGGATGACATTGAAGCGGTGGGACAAGCCGTGGACGGACAGGACGCCTTGGAGCAGCTTGCCGACCTGGCAGTCCACGGGGGGCTGCCCGACGTCGTTCTCCTGGACCTCATGATGCCCCGCTTGGACGGTACCGCCGCCCTGCCGGAAATCCGGCGAAGGTACCCCGGCGTCAAGGTGGTTGTCCTCACCAGCTTCGGGGAAGCGGAGCGGATGAACACCGTGATGCAGCTGGGAGCATCCGGGTACCTGCTCAAAGACGCGGGCGCCCAGGAGGTGGCCGCAGCTATCCGCGCCGCCGCCCGGGACGAAGTCTTTATCGATACTTCAATGGCCCGGAAATTTGCGCAGATGATGCGCTCGCCCGGGGCGGGAATTTCGTCCCTGACCGAGCGGGAGCGGACTGTCCTTCAACTGGTCGGCGCCGGGAAATCCAACCGCGAAATAGCCAAGGACCTGTTTATCAGCGAACGCACGGCGCGCACGCACGTTTCCAACGTTCTCGGGAAACTGAATGTGTCCTCCCGGACCCAGGCCGCCCTCCTTGCCGTCAACGCGGGGCTGACCGCGCCCACCGCCTGATCTGTACTGTCCGCAGTTCTTGAAGTGCCGTTCCCCCGGGAGCGGCACTTTTGGGTTTCGGCTCCACCGGCAGCGGGGAACGTCGGGGGGAGTGGGGCAACCGCGTGGGGGCAACCGCGACAAACGTCGCGGGCAAAGCCGGACGGATACCTTACGGGCTGAGGCGATTCCAAACCTAGAGTGAAGGCGTCTGGATCCTCGGCACCGAGGGCCAATCATCAAGGAGGACGAATGGCTTCGCGATTGCTGGCGACCACGAACGAGCAGCGGGGCACGCTCGCTGCGCTGCTGGACAATATCAGCTACGAAATCATGCCGTTCA
Proteins encoded:
- a CDS encoding GAF domain-containing sensor histidine kinase, translating into MRSGNADLWPVGLALIDDSGKVVEINAAGEEILGCSGPSLLEGLWGAPSMLGETGPASGPGWSTGWIEVSGTPRELAYRMQPSDGRHAVVFHDVTARRQRERRAAAVARTAARVASERSLPATLNALAREILQADGLAGVQVLTNGYSEDKLHMLGMAGFPSARSNSFHSLLMECRELGADLRMLDVFESGKPVVIPHRYAAIMSNPAWQPLHELHRYPEWDAFASIPINVRQNTIGILNVFVKPGKEIDDEAVDFLSSMADQAGLAIDYASLLEEERAAAHREERQRLARDLHDSVVQQIFSMGMLTQTLTVLLDGDNVAAGDPRARSITEELGTITGSVLKDLRGLVAQLRPSAIEGVGLHGGLTKLAATTHRQTGVKFELHLDPGLDDIDGELGEDLYHVAAEAVHNAVKHSPADLLDVRCAVEGGRIVLTVRDNGGPHGHDLTAATAAQDGHGLGFMRQRIVRWQGSFEVGRSFGNVGTVVRASVPFMVDNRFQEEE
- a CDS encoding response regulator transcription factor yields the protein MKDPQTLKVLIVDDHAVARRGISAYLDVLDDIEAVGQAVDGQDALEQLADLAVHGGLPDVVLLDLMMPRLDGTAALPEIRRRYPGVKVVVLTSFGEAERMNTVMQLGASGYLLKDAGAQEVAAAIRAAARDEVFIDTSMARKFAQMMRSPGAGISSLTERERTVLQLVGAGKSNREIAKDLFISERTARTHVSNVLGKLNVSSRTQAALLAVNAGLTAPTA
- a CDS encoding PIG-L deacetylase family protein; this translates as MTQQKQSLVVFSAHSGDFVWRAGGAIALSASRGDDVHVICLSFGERGESQGLWRREGMTLDEAKRIRREEAAQAAETLGADIDFLDLGDYPLRVDDAAFSRVVELLRLYRPDTIITHVANDPYNRDHNLAHETLLQARMVAQAMGHLTDNPPIGAPQVLMFEPHQPEMCGFSVDLLLDITEVFDRKQAAMKCMGAQDHLVDYYTELAGRRGVQAVRNGGAKSITHAEAHARLFPVVGSELI
- a CDS encoding muconolactone Delta-isomerase — its product is MEFLVRFETALPDSFTAEQVAGLKESERERAMELRKDGALKRLWRVPGRRAVVGLWEAADATELHHALSSLPQFPWMDVQVEPLATHPQEQG
- a CDS encoding 4-carboxy-4-hydroxy-2-oxoadipate aldolase/oxaloacetate decarboxylase, which produces MSHRIVRTTAGPDRETLAALGRLGVSTVHEAMGRRGLVEPVLKPIYPGARIAGRAVTVLSHPGDNLMIHAAIEQCGEGDVLVVTTTSPSTDGMFGDLFATALMARGTVGLIINAGVRDVADLTAMGFPVWSKAVHSQGTNKLNPGSINVPIMLPGISVLPGDAVVADDDGVLIVPLAEAADAAVKAQRRQDNEAEKREQFRAGILGLDLYDLRPKLKELGVEYVDQ
- a CDS encoding SDR family NAD(P)-dependent oxidoreductase, with translation MTSAGGQLPGRVVIVTGAAGGLGRAIAQRFADEGSTVAVLDIKKPESALGEGEHFFPCDVTVKPEVDRAVQEIAARFGGVDVVVNNAGLLSGRGSFQDVTPEEMHRYFAVNAVAPLIVTQAVHPHLLESAFRGRVINVASRTFFTGNAGQAAYIASKGALLGLTRVLANELGEDRITVNAIVPAQVATPGTTAHSGRDVFSSTMSRQAIREFVTPEAFAGLALFLASADAALITGQTMICDGGGLMR
- a CDS encoding alpha/beta hydrolase, encoding MSNLVLVPGAWHGGWCWQRVVPALQEAGHRVYTPTLSGVSDRAHLISPSIGVETHVEDIVRLMETYDLDNVTLVGHSYAGQVITGVADRVPDRLARRVHLDGFIGDGRPAIDLLPDSVAHHYRESVESAGFGWLIPPRPLEKLGISEAADHQWLAPRLTPHPWKTYTDPLLLTGAYADVPGVFIECVAWMRVFESFARQASADGWETHELESGHEAMVTAPKALASVLLKIVG
- a CDS encoding MFS transporter; the encoded protein is MADLPSAGVPAGALSGSAGGGTALPSMKERQKVLGASLVGTAIEWYDFFIYGSAAALIFGPQFFPTENPMAGTLAAFASFAVGFLARPLGGLMMGHFGDRIGRKSMLLVSMLLMGIATVAIGLLPTYATIGIWAPILLVTFRLLQGIGVGGEWGGAVLMAVEYSPTNRRSFYGSFPQMGLPVGIIGANVVFVIVTNILAPEAFQSWGWRVPFLFSAVLILIALWMRLKIEDSPAFKAVKQDKKDVKAPILNLFRNHTGTVLLAGVVSIAAPAIGYLYSVYMLSYGTSTLGLERNTMLMLIIFGAVCHLVTIALGAVLADRFAQKPVFLWGAALLTVWSFPFFWLVDTGRPLNIALAFAVILLGQSLMAGPQAALIAELFPAEVRYSGASTAYQIGSILGGGFMPLIATGLYAAFNSSTPIAVYLLLMGLISFAAMAVLKVGRYPASADAGEVPGAEPEQLRARGGRA